The following coding sequences are from one Molothrus aeneus isolate 106 chromosome Z, BPBGC_Maene_1.0, whole genome shotgun sequence window:
- the SNX18 gene encoding sorting nexin-18 isoform X2: protein MALRARALYDFRSENPGEISLREHEVLSLCSEQDIEGWLEGVNSRGDRGLFPASYVQVIRAPAAEPPPPARYANVPVGGFEPLPPPAAFKPAAQQPPPESFPPPPAGYPFPPYGGSYQPSQGSDDDWDDDWDDSSTVADEPGALGSSYPDYEAAGGGAPGRYRLSTRSEPSLGPRGAGHPPGHPHPPGGGGGAAKSSATVSRNLNRFSTFVKSGGEAFVLGEASGFVKDGDKLCVVLGPRGPEWQENPYPFQCSIEDPTKQTKFKGMKSYIAYKLVPSHTGQQVHRRYKHFDWLYGRLAEKFPVISVPHLPEKQATGRFEEDFISKRRKGLAWWMDHMCSHPVLAQCDAFQHFLTCPSTDEKAWKQGKRKAEKDEMVGANFFLTISVPTGPGASLDLQEVESQVDGFKAFTKKMDESALQLNHTANEFARKQVTGFKKEYQKVGHSFKCLSQAFELDQQAFSAGLNQAIAFTAEAYDAIGDLFADQPRQDLDPVMDLLALYQGHLANFPDIIHVQKAKNT from the coding sequence ATGGCGCTGAGGGCGCGGGCGCTGTACGACTTCAGGTCGGAGAACCCGGGTGAGATCTCTCTGCGGGAGCACGAGGTGCTGAGTCTGTGCAGCGAGCAGGACATCGAGGGGTGGCTGGAGGGCGTCAACAGCCGCGGGGACCGCGGGCTCTTCCCGGCTTCTTACGTGCAGGTGAtccgcgcccccgccgccgagccgccgccgcccgcccgctaCGCAAACGTCCCCGTCGGCGGATTCGAGCCGctgccgccccccgccgcctTCAAGCCGGCGGCGCAGCAGCCCCCGCCCGAGTCCttcccgccgccccccgccgggTATCCCTTTCCGCCCTACGGCGGCTCCtaccagcccagccagggcagcgATGACGACTGGGACGACGACTGGGACGACAGCTCCACGGTGGCCGACGAGCCGGGCGCCCTGGGCAGCTCCTACCCCGACTACgaggcggcgggcggcggcgccccGGGCCGGTACCGTCTGTCCACCCGCTCCGAGCCGTCCCTGGGCCCCCGCGGCGCGGGGCACCCACCGGGACACCCGCACccccccggcggcggcggcggcgccgccaAGAGCTCGGCCACGGTGAGCCGCAATCTCAATCGCTTCTCCACCTTCGTCAAGTCCGGCGGAGAGGCCTTTGTGTTGGGCGAAGCGTCGGGCTTCGTGAAGGATGGGGACAAGCTGTGCGTAGTGCTGGGCCCCAGGGGCCCCGAGTGGCAAGAGAACCCCTACCCCTTCCAGTGCTCGATCGAGGACCCCACCAAACAGACCAAATTCAAGGGCATGAAGAGCTACATCGCCTACAAGCTGGTGCCCAGCCACACCGGGCAGCAGGTGCACCGCCGCTACAAGCACTTTGACTGGCTCTATGGGCGCCTGGCTGAGAAGTTCCCTGTCATCTCCGTGCCACACTTGCCAGAGAAGCAGGCCACTGGCCGCTTTGAGGAGGACTTCATCTCCAAACGTCGCAAAGGCCTGGCCTGGTGGATGGACCACATGTGCAGCCACCCTGTGCTCGCTCAGTGTGATGCCTTCCAGCActtcctcacctgtcccagcacGGATGAGAAGGCCTGGAAACAAGGCAAGCGCAAGGCTGAAAAGGATGAAATGGTGGGTGCCAACTTTTTTCTGACCATCAGTGTCCCCACAGGCCCTGGGGCCAGCCTGGACTTGCAGGAGGTAGAAAGCCAGGTGGATGGCTTCAAAGCCTTCACCAAGAAAATGGATGAGAGTGCCCTGCAACTTAATCACACAGCCAACGAGTTTGCCCGCAAACAAGTCACTGGTTTCAAGAAGGAATACCAGAAGGTGGGGCACTCCTTCAAGTGCCTCAGTCAGGCATTTGAGCTGGACCAGCAGGCCTTTTCAGCTGGCCTCAACCAAGCCATAGCCTTCACTGCAGAAGCCTATGATGCCATCGGGGACCTCTTTGCAGATCAGCCCCGGCAGGACCTAGATCCTGTGATGGATTTGTTAGCGTTGTATCAGGGGCATTTGGCCAACTTTCCAGACATCATCCATGTGCAGAAAG